The sequence below is a genomic window from Acetivibrio clariflavus DSM 19732.
TATTACTTGTGCTTGGATTTAATGTTTTGCTAAAGCTACCAATATCATGGCCCATTTTCATTGCAGGTGCAATTATGGCGGCCATTGGAACAATTCCATTACTGGCAATTTACTTGTGGATAAGCTTTGCTTGGGGAATGGGGGCGTCGATAGGAATTGGCGGAGCAGGGCTATTAATAGCTGTACTAATGGGTACAAGTCTTGGAGATGAAGTATGGCGGTTTGTGCCATGGGCATGGCCAATAAGATTATCAATGCTTCCGGGGGTATACTTAATATATGAGCCGGGCAAGGATATCCTAACGAATACCGGTCTTATAATCAATCAAGCCATTATTGGCATTATGATATCCCTTATGTTTTTTTCAGTTGTGTTGTTCGGAGGACTGCATTGGTTTAAAAGTTGGGAAGGAAGAAAAGAATATGAATAAAAGGTACGAAAAGAGGTTATTTGATGAGCAGAATTCTGATTATAGATGATGAAAAGGAGCTTGTAATGTTACTTGAAGATGAACTCAAAGCCAGAGGTCATGAAGTAATGGTTGCTTATGATGGGGAGGAGGGAATCAAGCTTTCCAAAAAGCAACCGGATCTTGTCCTATTGGATATTATGATGCCCGGTATGGATGGCTTTGAGGTTTGCCGTTCTATCCGTGATGAAGTATTATGTCCCATTATCTTTTTGAGTGCAAAGCAGTCTGAAATTGACAAAATTAAGGGTTTAAATCTGGGAGGAGATGATTATATAACCAAACCTTTCGGACTGCGTGAGCTTATGGCAAGGATTGATGCCAATTTAAGGCGTGAGAAGAGGGCTCAATATATTAGTACTGAAAATAAGAGAACAAGGCTGTATTTCGGAAAGCTCAATTTAGATTTAAAGGAGCGTACTGTTAAAATAGATGGTAAGCCTATTGCACTGACAAAAAGGGAATATGATATTATTGAGCTTCTTGCTACACACTCAGGACAGGTCTTTTCGCGGGAACATATCTATGAAAAAATTTGGGGCTATGATGCTGAGGGAGATTCCTCAACTGTGGTTGAGCATGTAAAAAAAATCCGTGCGAAATTAACAGCTGCCGATCCTTCCGTCGAGTACATTTCTACAGTATGGGGCATCGGTTATAAGTGGAACAAAATCTAGGACGGGAGGAAACTTTAAATATGAAAAATAGACCGCTTATAACTCAATTTAGGATTTCCTTTGCATTGATTGTATTGTCAAGCATAGCGGCAACAGTTATAACCTACATTCTTGCTGCCGTTTTATATATCAATGCTGAGTATAAAGTTATTTATCCGGCCAATTATTATGAAAAGCAAATTCCCGGGATTGAGGAATATATCCGGCGGAATAATACCAAATTGCTTATGCCGTCTTTTCAAAGCAATTTGGAAAAAATTGTTCCGGATAGCGGAATAGGTTATCAAATTGTGGATGCAGAAGGTAAAATATTATACGGAACAATTAAGGAAAAAATTATACAAAACCGTGATGAGTTATATGAAAAGATTAATACAAGTGTGGGGAGGCAAGGGAGTTATGTTCGGATAGTGCCCATCATTGAAAAGGAAGGCAGAATATCCGGGGCTGTATTGCTTTCTTATCAGGTCAAAGCGACTTATACAGACAGTTCTGCCAAGTGGTGGTTGATGCCTTTAATAATTCTTGCTCTTTTTTCGCCCTTTATATATATTGTTATTTTTACGTTTGTGTTTTCAAAGATTTTTACCGACAATATTAACAAGCCGCTAAAGTTATTGATGGATGCGTCAAGAAAGATTAGGGAGAAAGATCTTGATTTTGAAATCAATTACTCTTCAGAAAATGAATTGGGCAAGCTCTGTAATGCTTTTTCCGAAATGAAAGATGAATTAAAGAACTCTCTGTCTACACAGTGGAAGTTGGAACAGGAGCGGATAGAAATGGTTGAGGCCTTGGCTCATGACCTTAAAACGCCGCTTTCAATAATACAAGGATATTCTGAGGCCCTTATTGATTCTTATACTGAAGGAGATGAGCGATTACACAGATACCTTGCAACTATTTTGGAAAATGCCCAAAAAGGAACGAAACTTGTGCAGCAAATGCAATACACATCGGAAGTGGAGAGAAGTGCTGCACAGCTTAATCTTACAGTCGTGGATATTCCATCATTTATAGAAAGAAAAGTGAGTCATTACCAATTGTTGGCGTCAGAAAAGAAAATTAGAATCACAACACAGATACAGGGAGAAGCACACAAACCGATTTCTATTGATGAAGAAAAGTTGGAGCGGATACTCGATAATGTTGTGTCCAACAGCCTGCAATATACACCGGGGGGAGGAAGTATTCAAATATCTGTAAAAATGGAACCGGAAAGAGTATTTTATGAAATTATCGATTCGGGTATTGGTTTTAGCAAAACAGATATTGAGAAGGTTTTCAGGAAGTTTTATCGAGGTGACCGGGCCAGAAGCACCGACGGACATTCCGGTCTTGGTTTGTATGTCGCAAAACAATTGGTTGAACAACTGGGTGGTTCCATAGAAGTATATAATACCGCTACTGGAGGAGCCGGTGTGAAATTTTGGCATAAAGTGTTTGGCTGATAGTAAAGTAAAAAAGCAGAATTAGACCATAACAAAAACGCTATTTGTTTTTTGAAACTCAATGGCGCTTTTGTCTGGCTAAAACTAATATAGTAATGATCTATTGGTATCAGCAGAGAATATTTTCTTTTTATTAATATAATTTTGTTTTTCTGATTATAGCAGTAAATTGTATACGTTATAACACTATAATAATACTTTGCTATATATTTCTATCATTAATTCTTCCACACGCTTGTAATCCGGTTCATCGGGAAGGGGGGTATTTTCGGCGGCTGTTTTGAACCTTTGCTCATACTCGTCCACCATTTCAAATATATCGCTGTACTTATATTTACCGTTACGTATATCAAGGAATAATTCACGTTCTTTTTCTCTAAAGGTATTGATTCCTTTACCCTCAAGGACTTCTGTGCCGGTAATCAAAAGCCGTATTAAATGCATTGCGTGCTTGTTAAGGTGAAGTTCATCCTTTTTACTGTTTCTGTGATTCAGTTTGGAGTAATCCTTTACAATGTTACTCATTTCTGCGTAGATATTTTTAAAGTCTCTTAAGGGATAATGCTTGAGGTTAATATCGATAAATATCTCCGTGTCCATATCTTCTCTATCCGATTCATCAATATAAAGATGGATTTCACTACCGGTAAAGCTCTTATAGGTACGTTTCAAGTGCTCCATTTGTCCTAAAATACTGTTAAGAATGTGTTTTTCCTTTTCAGCTTGAGGATAACTATCCCTTGCAAGGGCATTTTGCAGCCTCCTGAGCTGTGCAGTTGCATAATTGCCGAAACTATGAATAACTCTTTTGGATAAGAATAAATCGACATTATCCCTTAGAAGTTTTCCCTCTTTTGTTATTACAAAGAGGTGTTCAGGCTTTGTACCCAAGATTTCCAAAACGTTTGGGTTGCAATTAAGGCACAGAGAAATAAACTTTTTGAGTCCGTAAATTACAGTGTCTGTAGCTCTATCTTCAAACTGCTCAAAACTTGATAATCCCATAATATCTTGCTTTCTTTCAATGGTGACACCTCTGATATCAATATCGCTGGTACCGACATTTGTACCGTAGGCAACTGAGCCGGCTGCGGTAAGTATTAAAATATTACTTCCAAGATGCGGATCTGTCCTTAAGAAATCATAATCACTTGAATTCAATTTATCTTTTATGTATTGTATATCCATGTGTCCTCCTTACAGATACTTAAGAGCATTGGTTAAAAGAAATGTTTTTGTACTAAGATTGTTAAATGTAAAATCTCTCATATATATCTCTCCTAAATTGGTTGTACGCTAAATTATACCATACCGATAATTTAAATAATAATGAAAATTTATTGTAAATTGGCTTTGTAAGAAATTGTTTATATAAAATTTTTGCCCTGAAGTTAATTTGATACAAATTATATCAGTAGATTGAAATGATTAGTATTTTTTAATATTCAGTAGTTTATATTGACAAGCGATGGAATAAAGAATGATAATGTTTATATACGGTACGAAAATTTAAATAGTTCTCCAATAATTTAAATTCGATTATATTTCCGGTGTTGTCAAAAATTATGTTTATATAAATTACATTTTAACTAATTATGAGAGGAAATAGGGGTATGAAAAACATATTGGTTTTATTCTTTACAACATTTATTTTGGCATTCACAATTGGATGTGCAAATTCAGATAAATATTTAATAAATCGTTTAGCAGCTCAAGATAGCATTGAATTCGATACTTCATCTGAAGAGAATAAAAGCGAAAAAGATGAAATGGAAGTTAATGTTGTCGACATTAGGGATGGCAGCAGTATTGATACAGCAAGGTTTGTTATTGTGGACCTTAATAAAGAGTTTAGCATATCAAAAGAGAACAATACAATAACAAACATACCTTATAAAGACGTGTCAAAGGCCAGTGATTATCCGTATGGGTATACAACAATTACATACGCTGACGGCTATTATCCTAAAATTGACCATAACTTCAAATTTACATCAAGGGGAGGTTCAAAATTAACTATAGAACTTACCCCAATTGATAAGGCGGATGATAAATCTTTTACTGAAGTATTTCACATAAGCAGTGATGTTGAAATGGTTGAATTTTTGAACCATTATAATTTAGTACAATATGGTGATTATCTAAAATCCCGGGATGTGCCGGATTTAACAACTCGAGCTTCTGAGATGGACAGAGGAAATAGCGGATTGAAAGTAAATGCTGTAAATATTAAAGATGGCAGAAGTATTGATGCTGCAAGATTTATTATCATTGATCTTAATAAAGAGTTTTATATAGCTGAAGGAAATAACATAATAGCTGAAGTACCTTATAAAGAAGTGCTAAAGGCCGGTTATTATCCTTATAGATATACCACAATTACATATGCTGACGGCTATTATCCGAGAATTGACCATAACTTGAAATTAACATCAGAAGGAGAAGGTAGTGAGTTAACCATAGAGCTTACTCCAATTGGAGAATTTGATAACAGCTCGTTTAATGAAATATTTCACGAAAGTAATGAGTCTGAAATGACTGAGTTTTTAAGATATTACAATTTTACTGATTGATATATGTATTGTGAAAAGTATATCTGTTGATTTAAAACTTATCATGTTTCAAATAGAATCAAGTAAAAAAATGTGAGGAAGAATAACAGAATGGATATATGGGATAAATTGTACAGGGAAGCATTAAAAGTTCAAAAGAGCAGAACCGTCTCGCCTTTTATTGATGCTGGAAGTGTGGCTGCGGCAATTCTGACCAAAGCCGGAAATATATATGTTGGAGTTTGCATTGATACTGCATCGGGATTAGGGATGTGTGCAGAGAGAAATGCAATGGCTAATATGATTACACACGGTGAAAGACAGATTGACAAGGTAGTGGCAGTTATACCGGATGGCAGAGTAGGAGCACCATGTGGAGCCTGCAGAGAATTCATGATGCAGCTTGACAAAAATAGCGGCGATATCGAAATTCTTCTTGATCTGGAAAGTAAAAAAGTCGTAACTTTAAAGGAACTTGTTCCCAACTGGTGGGGATATGACAGATTTAAGGAAATATAAAAAATTCTTTTCCGATAAGAGTTTTTTATTCTGTTCTTATCGGAAAAGAGTTGCATTCGAAAATAAATAAACCCGGATTAGAAGCCTGCATGATCTATATTGTATTCGTATCTAAAATTTTTTGCTTTCTTTCTAAAAGGTCATTAGATAGCAATTGATTTTGTACATTTTCAAAACCGAGTCTTTCGATGGTTTCAGCTAGGCGCTCTCCGGCTTTGCCCTGCTCTTTATATAAAAGTATGGTCTTTTCAATTACATCCAAAGCTTCCTGTTTGTCTGTAAAAATCTTGTTAATAGGTTTTCCTAAGGCTATACGTTTTCCCCATCTGCCACCGATATATATTTTATATCCGGTGCTGCCTTCCTTTACTGCATTAAAGGGACATTTTCCGATGCATCTTCCGCATTTGTTGCACTCATCATTGTTTGTTTGGAGAACGCCGTCTACTACTTTTGATGCTTTTACCGGGCAGGTATTTTCTATAAAACATTTTTTGCACCCTTTGCATTTGTCTTTATCAAACTCGGGTATTCTCTGACCGATAATTCCTACGTCATTCAAATCAGGCTTAACGCAGTTATTTGGACATCCTCCGACAGCTATTTTAAATTTGTGAGGAAGCCTAACAGAAGAATAACCGTTAAAAAATCTTTTATGAATTTCTTCCGATATGGCAAAGGTATCAATTAATCCATATTGACATGTGGTACCTTTACAGGATACCACTGGACGTACTTTAGGACCGGTACCTCCTGTTACAAGACCTTCTTTGGCTATATAGGCTCTAAAGTCTTCAATCTTATCATAAGGAATTCCCTGAACTTCTATGGATAGTCTGGTAGTAAAGGTTATAATACCATTACCGAAAAGTTCAGCAGCTTCCGAAATACATCTCATTTGAGCAGCCGTTATTTTTCCATTTACCGTTAGTACCCTTGCAGAGAAGTTGTCGGTACCTTTATTACTTAGAAATCCTAAAGCTTTAACTCTTTTTTCCTCTTCTGCACTAATGGTTAAGCATGCCATAATAAAACCCCCAGTAATACTATATATTTATATATGTTTGCAATATTTCCGCATAATTCAAGTCGACGCCACTTTCAAGAATCGGAGTGATTGTTACAGACAAAGTATTTCGCAATAGCTTCCATAATAATTTTATTACTCTGCAGTTTCTGAAATGGATAAGCTATTATATGGTCCAAATATAATTTATTATTATACATCATCGTTAAC
It includes:
- a CDS encoding lantibiotic immunity ABC transporter MutG family permease subunit, giving the protein MKILASEWIKTRRTPIRWIVFLAPLIFAAFVIGYYSLRTISTDIQASIYQVFFGVWTTIIIPFGSGLIPGLMIQQEESAGGFNGLLGSKSPRQKLYLGKLTILILSATGSIMAATILLVLGFNVLLKLPISWPIFIAGAIMAAIGTIPLLAIYLWISFAWGMGASIGIGGAGLLIAVLMGTSLGDEVWRFVPWAWPIRLSMLPGVYLIYEPGKDILTNTGLIINQAIIGIMISLMFFSVVLFGGLHWFKSWEGRKEYE
- a CDS encoding nucleotidyltransferase domain-containing protein, whose protein sequence is MDIQYIKDKLNSSDYDFLRTDPHLGSNILILTAAGSVAYGTNVGTSDIDIRGVTIERKQDIMGLSSFEQFEDRATDTVIYGLKKFISLCLNCNPNVLEILGTKPEHLFVITKEGKLLRDNVDLFLSKRVIHSFGNYATAQLRRLQNALARDSYPQAEKEKHILNSILGQMEHLKRTYKSFTGSEIHLYIDESDREDMDTEIFIDINLKHYPLRDFKNIYAEMSNIVKDYSKLNHRNSKKDELHLNKHAMHLIRLLITGTEVLEGKGINTFREKERELFLDIRNGKYKYSDIFEMVDEYEQRFKTAAENTPLPDEPDYKRVEELMIEIYSKVLL
- a CDS encoding 4Fe-4S dicluster domain-containing protein, giving the protein MACLTISAEEEKRVKALGFLSNKGTDNFSARVLTVNGKITAAQMRCISEAAELFGNGIITFTTRLSIEVQGIPYDKIEDFRAYIAKEGLVTGGTGPKVRPVVSCKGTTCQYGLIDTFAISEEIHKRFFNGYSSVRLPHKFKIAVGGCPNNCVKPDLNDVGIIGQRIPEFDKDKCKGCKKCFIENTCPVKASKVVDGVLQTNNDECNKCGRCIGKCPFNAVKEGSTGYKIYIGGRWGKRIALGKPINKIFTDKQEALDVIEKTILLYKEQGKAGERLAETIERLGFENVQNQLLSNDLLERKQKILDTNTI
- a CDS encoding cytidine deaminase family protein, which encodes MDIWDKLYREALKVQKSRTVSPFIDAGSVAAAILTKAGNIYVGVCIDTASGLGMCAERNAMANMITHGERQIDKVVAVIPDGRVGAPCGACREFMMQLDKNSGDIEILLDLESKKVVTLKELVPNWWGYDRFKEI
- a CDS encoding HAMP domain-containing sensor histidine kinase yields the protein MKNRPLITQFRISFALIVLSSIAATVITYILAAVLYINAEYKVIYPANYYEKQIPGIEEYIRRNNTKLLMPSFQSNLEKIVPDSGIGYQIVDAEGKILYGTIKEKIIQNRDELYEKINTSVGRQGSYVRIVPIIEKEGRISGAVLLSYQVKATYTDSSAKWWLMPLIILALFSPFIYIVIFTFVFSKIFTDNINKPLKLLMDASRKIREKDLDFEINYSSENELGKLCNAFSEMKDELKNSLSTQWKLEQERIEMVEALAHDLKTPLSIIQGYSEALIDSYTEGDERLHRYLATILENAQKGTKLVQQMQYTSEVERSAAQLNLTVVDIPSFIERKVSHYQLLASEKKIRITTQIQGEAHKPISIDEEKLERILDNVVSNSLQYTPGGGSIQISVKMEPERVFYEIIDSGIGFSKTDIEKVFRKFYRGDRARSTDGHSGLGLYVAKQLVEQLGGSIEVYNTATGGAGVKFWHKVFG
- a CDS encoding response regulator transcription factor, producing the protein MSRILIIDDEKELVMLLEDELKARGHEVMVAYDGEEGIKLSKKQPDLVLLDIMMPGMDGFEVCRSIRDEVLCPIIFLSAKQSEIDKIKGLNLGGDDYITKPFGLRELMARIDANLRREKRAQYISTENKRTRLYFGKLNLDLKERTVKIDGKPIALTKREYDIIELLATHSGQVFSREHIYEKIWGYDAEGDSSTVVEHVKKIRAKLTAADPSVEYISTVWGIGYKWNKI